The sequence CAGGAACCTCTTTCTTTGTAGTATGTGATTCTTGAcgattgagaaccactgttctaCATGGCAATTTGTTTCccgtgtttttatttctttaatactCTCTTTAGAGTGTCTACTCAGGTCTGCAAGCAGTATGCCACTCCAAAGAGGGAAAATGCCCATGTATGTGCTCATGAGAACATTGATGATCCCTGGGCAGTagaattcatttttttccccacttCCTGGTTGTGTGCACTTGGTCTTCTCCAGAACACTATTGAATAACTGTGTGAAGGGAGATTTGCCACATATAGTCTTGATGTTGCTGCTGCTCTCCATATCTTCTACATATGGTGGAAGTGTCTCTTCCACATTAGTAGGGTGGGACTTAAGGATTTTTTGGTCCAGTGTGTTCTTTGCTGACATAACCGCATCAGAATTGTTTGCAGACATGAACAACATGGCCATATCCTGAAAGATGTTAAGTGCTTCATGTAGGGTGGTGCTGTTAAGAAGAAGGCCAAAACAGTAAGTTGCATATTCCTTTAGAGCATACTCGCTACTTTTCTTTGAAAATGCAGCCGTTACAGCCTTTATTATGTGGGCTGAACATAGATGGATAACTGTGAAATTTTCTGTATCTGCCTTTTTCACTTTTTGGCTGACAAGTATATGTGCTCTGTTTATGTAGGATGAGACACTTTCTTTATTGAAGGCCAGGAGGACACTACCAATGAGTGCCCAACTAAAATCGGTTTCAACATGGTGGACCTTTCGTGTTGTTATCCTGTTCAGTTGTCTCAGTGTTTCCATCTGCCAGAATGTGAGAGTTGGTATGGAGTGCTCATTTGATATGAACTCGGACAAAGGAAGGGGTGGTTTATCTTTTCCTTTTCCAGGGAGAACAAGGGCATAATAAAGGATTCTTTTGCTTTGGTTGGGGATACGTGACATGACACTGCCTGTAGCATCTAGATGTAATGTGACTGGGGGTGAGTTTTTCAAATGTTCTGCCAGTATTTGTAAACCACAATCTGTGTACAAGTGGACGCCAAATGGGTCCACTTGTAAGTGTTGAATATAGCCTGCCACTTGAGAGGCAGTACCACTGCACTCCTTCATGATCTTCTGGCAGAGCATCATCTCCATGATAACATCATCATGGAGTCTTGTGCTTTTCCTGACTTCACTTGATATAACTCTTAAGACATCCATTGTAAGGCATTTGGAAACGTTGCCTGCCAAAATCTCATCTGGTGGAGTGCTTTTTAAGGACTCATAGAAGTACTGGCTTACTCCATTTGCTATTGCTGCTGCAATTTTTCCTCTTTTGGTGAATTTGGCGTGTCTGAATTTAGATTCTTTATGCTTGTGGGTCACATCACCCAGTCGCATAACATGGATATCAATACTCTTCTGGAATGGTTTGGGTTTTGTGCGAAtcgtaaatatatattttgctgagCAGTCATCAAAGGTACAGACACCGAGTGCCCTGAAATAAGGTGCCCTTTGTTTACGACTTTTCCTACATTTTACATGCTGATACTTAAATGAAAGCACACAGCAAGGATTCACTTTAGTGAATGCTTCATATAAGATGTCTGTCCATGGCTTTTTTAAGTGGGTTGAGCCTGCATGtggctttatttttttccagGTTCTTGTTTTTATGGTAACTTTAAATTTCTTTGGACATGGTCTTGTTTTCCTCCAGTTCCCAGTGGCTGTCTCATCATTATTCACAACTTCATCTGTGCTGTACCTGTTCCTGTCTGCAGCATCATCTTCCCTGTCACAAGAAAAATCCTCATCCCTCCACTCCTCTGTACCATTCTGCTCATTGTGTCTTGAACTTGTGTTATCATCCTGGTGTTCATCTGTGCTGTACCTGTTCCTGTCTGCAGCATCATTTTCCCCGTCACAAGAAAAATCCTCATCCCTCCACTCCTCTGTACCATTCTGCTCATTGTGTCCTGAACTTGTGTTATCATCCTGGTGTTCATCTGTGCTGTACCTGTTCCTGTCTGCAGCATCATTTTCCCCGTCACAAGAAAAATCCTCATCCCTCCACTCCTCTGTACCATTCTGCTCATTGTGTCTTGAACTTGTGTTATCATCCTGGTGTTCATCTGTGCTGTACCTGTTCCTGTCTGCAGCATCATTTTCCCCGTCACAAGAAAAATCCTCATCCCTCCACTCCTCTGTACCATTCTGCTCATTGTGTCCTGAACTTACATCGTCGTTGTTAGTATTCTCTTGTTCATCTTTATCACCAGTGCTGTTCCTGTCATCTTCCCTGGCACAAGAATTGATTTCATCCCCTCTTTCCTTAGCGTCACTGTGCCCTTCAGTCACCTCAATTATTTCCTCAGCTTTCTCAACATTTTCCCTAtctttgaatgtaaaaaaaagtttgggttTGGGTCAATCATTAACACCATTTTCTAAACATGGTCTCAACAACAGCATGTTTTCTTTATAACAGTATGTTGATTAGTAGATGCTCAGCAGCAACGTGTAGCAGATCTAGTCCACTAGAACTAAGCATATTCAATGCCATGTTAATATATGCTGGTAAAGATTAttcaaaaagtgtgtgtgtgtgtgtgtgctcttgtttttgtgacatatcaggacaccactttgtataatgacatgggtatgacacaggtattacaaggagagggtgacttatgaggacataacccatgtccccatttttcaaaacgcttataaatcatacagaatgagtttttttgagaaagtaacaATGCActaagtttcctgtgagggttagggttaggggtagggtttgtgtagggcgatagaatatacagtttctacagtataaaaaccattatacctatgggatgaacacactttacacaaaaacaaacatgtgtgtgtgtgtacactgcaaAGATAGTATGTTCTGGGGATCAGGAGAACtatattcagtgtgtgtgtgtgtgtgtgagagagagagagtacgtgttgttactgtatgtgtgtactgtgtgtgcacattgtgtactgtgtatgcatgcatgtactgtataagtgtatactgtgtgtgtgtgctatgtgtacgtgtgtgtactgtatgtgtgagtgtACTGTTATGTGCATTGGGTGCTGTATGTCTGTGTGCTGTGTACTGTTTGTgtactttgtgtgtgtatacacattcgtgtactgtatgtgtgtgtactgtatatgtgtgtgtgtgtgtatatgtactgtatatactgtatatgtttgtgtatgtgtatgcctt comes from Carassius auratus strain Wakin chromosome 3, ASM336829v1, whole genome shotgun sequence and encodes:
- the LOC113045405 gene encoding uncharacterized protein LOC113045405 codes for the protein MRLGDVTHKHKESKFRHAKFTKRGKIAAAIANGVSQYFYESLKSTPPDEILAGNVSKCLTMDVLRVISSEVRKSTRLHDDVIMEMMLCQKIMKECSGTASQVAGYIQHLQVDPFGVHLYTDCGLQILAEHLKNSPPVTLHLDATGSVMSRIPNQSKRILYYALVLPGKGKDKPPLPLSEFISNEHSIPTLTFWQMETLRQLNRITTRKVHHVETDFSWALIGSVLLAFNKESVSSYINRAHILVSQKVKKADTENFTVIHLCSAHIIKAVTAAFSKKSSEYALKEYATYCFGLLLNSTTLHEALNIFQDMAMLFMSANNSDAVMSAKNTLDQKILKSHPTNVEETLPPYVEDMESSSNIKTICGKSPFTQLFNSVLEKTKCTQPGSGEKNEFYCPGIINVLMSTYMGIFPLWSGILLADLSRHSKESIKEIKTRETNCHVEQWFSIVKNHILQRKRFLRPADFISKMYNSLQGRYKQHQMMYNIDSLSQDAPSKQKTIDQQEEQWAKRSERPAKHRSKYFDPPEAVPQPKKRRTKQTSEDHSEDMSAQIQALWSKKACEIVIAVTQSNDKKRSYILHHSELKTLQPHKWLVGETIQCYFQVLVNNSEQGNKMYILDHYTAGIIIHGERDQVRRNSLSKVNFDDYDGLISFLNVDGNHWVFLYVHAASSQVFVVDPMGHNEEAKSMHAACRFREYFKMRRNCLSKNDWVDIKWQGGKIDHSTQQDGYSCGVIVMQMAKGVVADFPRIPCHLMINTSKQHMEDVRLRMAEEILQASVFKRGHYCSACAASKPPGGGAKTVWIECHQCKRWFHVTCIQMTEGQFNRARKSDWKCCLCK